The Tripterygium wilfordii isolate XIE 37 chromosome 21, ASM1340144v1, whole genome shotgun sequence genome segment CTTTCTCGACTCCGatagaagcagaagcagaagcaggcCCAGGCAATTGTACGAGTCCTGGCTAGCTTGGGCCTAGCACAGAAGGCCCAAAATAAGTTAAGTTTCTCCTCGGCCCACCAAGTACTATGTTTTGGGCTGGATCAGATTTGACAAAAACCCAAGATCTACAAACGATTTGTCGGATTTGACATTGGAATGTGAATTTTGACtagtcaaaagaaaaagaaaaaaaggttaatTATGTGCACATAACGAGGGGTGTAAAGTGGACGAACTATTTGTGAGCTACTCCCGGTAGCCCGTTAAGGGCTCTGCCCGTTTATTAGACGAGTCGAGTTCGAACCTCTTTTCAAGTGCTCGTTTATTAAAAGGGTCGCGTTTGAGCTTGAACAAGCTCGGCTCGTGTAATTAATTGTATGGAAGCTCGGCTCTTAAGATCGAGGGCCTATTTATTAGgtaacaaaaattattttcaaatacgagataaattattatttttagaatttttttgacataaacgGAATTTTAACAAGTTGAGCTCgaatttgacatattttaatGAGCCGAGCCCAAACATAATTTTTCAAGCCCTAAGAAACCTCGAGCTCGGCTCGAATTCGAACAAAAATATGACGAGCTGAGCCTGAGCATGCCAGTTGTCAAAATTCGGCTCGGCCCATATATTTACCTCCCTAAGCATATATGATCTTTTAACATTGTCTataaatatatgatatatgtatatatatagtcctTTTGGGTCATCATCTCCTTTCAGTATTTTTTTGATGTCTGTCTTGTTATATAAGGGAACAATGGTCCCTCTGAAAATCTCAGTTTGTGAATGGTGGGGCGGTCGAAAGTTGCTAAAGTGTCATTAAGCTCTATATATGGGGGCCTCAATAATATTGCAAATGAAGGAACAAAAAGCTATATAGTATAGTTTGAGTGGGCAATTAAGGGTATGTAAATGACATATATGCCCCCCAAGTTCattacttgaaagttgaaagctACAACTCACAAGGCCtcttatgaaaaaaaagaaagaaagaaagtgatgaatatattttttgtcttttgtgcACTAACTAAAATGGCaaaatgtatacatacatacatacagccGATATTTTTGAACATGCATGTGCTTTAGCTTTACCACCTCAAGTAAGAATCTACACAAACAGTACCATGCATCGATCATCACCACCACCTTTGGCCTTTGCTTTGGTTTATAAATTATACTTCTCTCAACTCTCAAAGTCTCTACTCTACTTGGTTGCTGTTGCTTTGATTTGATCTCTAGCTCTCTCGTGAAAGGATGCATGGCTTTACAACTCCATTTAACATACCTAACAGCCAACGTTTTCTATATTTATAATCTTCTTTTGGATATAATTAATCTTATATGAGATTATCATAATTAATTTGtctatatcaaattaaaaaacaatgggACTGCTAGACCAAAAACAATGACGCTATTATTGGTAGTAGCATCATTGCAACCATTTGGGCGATAgcttagttggtgaatctctttgaGGTCAAATTGTATGGACCGTGGAGGATTTGTGTTTGAATGTTACTCgaagcaatacccttgtgaccaAGCGTTAGTCTTTAATCAAACTTACCTTGTTGTCAGGTAGAAAACTTCTCGATGGCACATGCCTGATGCTGACGGTCCAATATGGGACTAAACTCAGGTCGCCTGAGTTTAGGGCCATATTGAATGTGTAAAGACAAATTTGTTTGATGTCGTTCTTAGTTACTAAAACAAAAATAGTGTCattgtaaaaaataaacaataatcATTAGgcttttaaaatgaaaaataatgaagTAGGCTCATTGTAAAAAAACTAACACTAATACATGCTATTTGGAGTAGCATCAAGTATTATATTggtccatacaaaaaaaaaaaagtattatatTGGTAATAAATTTTATGAGTGTTACATTTGGATTTAAGACGGggaatgaggaaaaaaaaactcatgaaTACGAGAGAAAGAGAGACCAGTCAAAGATTTTGTGATTGTAATGATTAAAGTGGATACTGATGTCTTTACCCGAATAGAAATGATATTTTAGTTAAAGGAATTAAAGGGCTTAGATTAGTTGTCGAGAGAGAGAAGCATGTGTAAAATTAGATGTCAGAgaaccccaaaaaaaagagaaaaacacaaaacagTAAAGAAAAAGTAGTTTGGATGGCTGGAAAAAGAAAGCAACAAATcctaaaactatatatatattagaagaAATAAAGCAAAAGCAAAGCTTGTGACGGTGTGTGATGACAGGTAGGTTTTGTTCAAGATGAGCCCCATCAACTGTTGAATGATAAAAGTGTTCTTTTTCATCTTTCagatttcaaagaaaaattaaaaaaaaaataatcataacaaaataaaatagagcatggaaatatatatatatatacacacacacacacttcaTATGCCACCATTGTGTGAAGATGTAGAGGAGATTCTGTTCATCATATCATGTAAATCAACTATTACTACCAAAGTTGTGTGAGCTTTGAAAATGTTTAAATATTCCGACTTAGTAAAAAAATAATCTTTACTAGGTGTGTTTTTGAGACTCCAAGTAAAGATAAAGATATGCGTGCCTTCTTCTTTTATATTTCTCGTACACAATTTTCGGCTTTAGGATTCAATTTTGTCTATAAACTATGTtaggcaaaaaaaataaaaaaaccctcaaataatgatatcatacaagtttatcctTTGGCTCGGATCGTTGGCCACAAAAGTATTATTTTCAATGAGAATCGGAACTCAAGACATTCTGTGTATATACAGTTTAACTCTAGAGAGATTGACTACTAGGCTATCATCAAAGTGATTATAATTTTCTCTACTTCATATTCATGCATTCCCCTTCCTTTTCAGTTAATTAGTCTCCATATATTGAATAGTTGTTCACTAAAACTAATCCTtttaaaattacaaattttTGAATAAATTCATATTTTGAATTACTTACCATACAAAATAACTATATTATTTCAAATTTGCGATTATTTATAACGAtacttcttttttcttgaaacaacaaaattgttaattaataaagaaaagtgACAATAGTTTTGGGACACCTAaattgggacggagggagtacaTGATTAGTGTAAATTTCTTAtaaattttcattgtttttctctttctccttcatAAATTCCAATATACATATATGGCCTATAGCTGTATTGCGTGTTGTAGGTTGTGGAATTGGGCAGTTTGTGTATGGTGACCCCACGCAGCCTTTTAAGGGTTTGTTCTGATTTTTGTTAGTTTTGTGAGCAGACAAAACACAGAGAAGCTTCTCATCCCTACTATTGCGTTTTCACACATTGCCTTACACATAGAATCTGAAAAAGCCAAAGTATACTACTCCCATATATCATAATCTCCATTAATTTCCATAGGGGGTCCATGTTTATGTCCACAATAGtggcctatatatatatgtcacaaATCTCTCtatagctctctctctctctctctctctctcttggatAAGTGATCAATGGCACCCATGAGTCTCCCTCCTGGATTTAGGTTCCATCCAACAGATGAAGAGCTTGTTGCTTACTACTTGGACAGAAAAATCAGCGGTCACTCCATTGAGCTTGAGATCATTCCAGAAGTTGATCTCTACAAGTGTGAACCATGGGATTTACCAGAGAAGTCATTTTTGCCAAGTAAGGATATGGAGTGGTACTTCTACAGTCCAAGAGATAGAAAGTACCCAAATGGGTCAAGAACAAATAGGGCAACAAGAGCTGGTTATTGGAAGGCAACAGGGAAAGACAGGGCTGTGCAATCAAGGAAGAGAGCAGTTGGGATGAAGAAGACATTGGTTTATTATAGCGGTAGGGCTCCCCATGGCTGCAGAACTAATTGGATCATGCATGAGTATCGATTGATTCACTCCTTGTGTCCTCCCGATCCTTTTGCATCTAATAATGCATCAACTTTGAAGGTATGTATATACATGTGTTTCTTATAATATTTGAacattatacatacatatacatatacatacatacatacatatatatatacatatgtgcaTGGAATGGGTAACTATATATATTATCACTTTAATACCATGTTAATTTGGGAAAATCAATGCATGGGAGACCCATGATTGACTCATGCCACTCTATACATGATCTCACTTTAATCATAATCATCACGTGACagatattcttcttcttcttcttcttccgttCCTTTTTGAAcgtatgtttctttttttcctcgCTCTCAGTAAGAAAGAATATTTAGCTCATCGATCATCAACATCATGATGAAAGACTCTTTAACTTGCTCTcattttatctttcttcttttgatctTCTTTAACTTGCTTTTATTGATCTTTGTGTGATATACTCCTTTCTCCAActgtaattaattaatcttgattaattatttgatattaacttaattatttttttatgaatattgcACCACAGGATTCTTACGCGCTATGTCGAATCTTCAAGAAATCAATAGAAATtccgaaaagaaaagaagataaagTTGAAGATGATCACTCAAGTGGGATAATAATTAATCGTAGCAGAGAAGTTGAAGATGATGAGAATATGAATAACAATGATAATTCGTTGAAATTCATCCCTAATTCAGATACATCTTCTTCGGATCTCACTCAAGGAACACCAGCTGACGATTTACAAGCTCCGTTTGCCGGCTCCGATGAAGCTAACAGTTCTGCTAAGTACATCTACTCTTTCAATAATCACGTGGAAGCTCACTTGATCTCTTCATCATCAACTTTATTTCAGGTACCTCTACATCTGTCTTAGACTTCTCGTTGTTAATGCatttatataattaagaatTTGCGCGATGTTTTAACTTATAGCTTAGATGTAAGCAttagtggtgaatctctctagatCGAGCCGTATAGATTCGGAAGGTCCTGAGTTTGATTCCCACTGTAACCAATACCATTGTGATCACGTACGCTCTGGGATTTTGCCCAACTCATCCTGTAGCTTAAATGTGGGCCATACCAAACCAAGATTCATTACAATGATGAAttcttctattttattttttctttattaggtTGTTGATGGTATGATGAGTTACTTTGCGAATTAATACCTCATTTACAGCAATATTCGTTGCTTTATTGATTCTGTATATAGCTTTTGTTTACCAAGACTAGAAATTAAACCTTTGATGATTAGCTAGGGTTTTCACACCTAGATAGTTGATACTGTGACAAATGAAAGTAGAATTGTGAATTGAGTGTATGTTACAGTATGTATATGTCTTGGGAATTATATATACATGGCTCACAAAAGCAAACCCTAGCTTTTGATCCTTAAAGCAACAAAAGTTTACTAGTAATTGATGAACTCCCCCCATCttttggccaaaaaaaaaaaacaaatcacTAGTTAAGACTGATTCAACTACACATAAgctagtgtgttttttttttccttcaccaTTTTCAATGAATTCTTTTGACTTAAAACATCTTTCTTAAACATCTCATGTGTTTCTCACTCTCTCACCAACTATATAATTGATGGTTTTTTATTTATG includes the following:
- the LOC119990061 gene encoding NAC domain-containing protein 45-like; protein product: MAPMSLPPGFRFHPTDEELVAYYLDRKISGHSIELEIIPEVDLYKCEPWDLPEKSFLPSKDMEWYFYSPRDRKYPNGSRTNRATRAGYWKATGKDRAVQSRKRAVGMKKTLVYYSGRAPHGCRTNWIMHEYRLIHSLCPPDPFASNNASTLKDSYALCRIFKKSIEIPKRKEDKVEDDHSSGIIINRSREVEDDENMNNNDNSLKFIPNSDTSSSDLTQGTPADDLQAPFAGSDEANSSAKYIYSFNNHVEAHLISSSSTLFQDMDMPSSWSMHCQQPYYPPLEVEDFPQINIITETIPSKTTNDDHQRIYDEYKDCMNGTLEEILSLCSSQPTSLLPMQRY